One segment of Patulibacter sp. SYSU D01012 DNA contains the following:
- a CDS encoding MurR/RpiR family transcriptional regulator yields the protein MKRTASSSTTALAPIVDHQTLTEYIQSRFDEFSRSQKDVAQYIVDHLDEVAFQTAEELARRANTSSSTVVRFSQALGFHGFPDLQDAARDEYRRRVEARGAATGGGDAEPLFGLDQSPGEASIAADHLAVEETARRLSRSTLDAAVAEISKADRVIIVAADQVAYFGTYFRHLLMLLGIPTDIVASHAQEGRARLARLDENAVLVGITAGRAHPLVVRSLQLARHRRASTIAITDATLSDAAKLAQHSLFYSSNSPSFVRSHVALLSLLQAMAQGVYANDGARADRIRAYRLK from the coding sequence ATGAAGCGCACGGCCTCCTCTTCCACGACTGCACTCGCGCCCATCGTCGACCACCAGACGCTCACGGAGTACATCCAGTCGCGCTTCGACGAGTTCTCCCGGTCGCAGAAGGACGTCGCGCAGTACATCGTCGACCACCTGGACGAGGTGGCCTTCCAGACGGCCGAGGAGCTCGCGCGGCGCGCGAACACCTCGAGCTCGACGGTGGTCCGCTTCAGCCAGGCGCTCGGCTTCCACGGCTTCCCCGACCTGCAGGACGCCGCCCGCGACGAGTACCGCCGGCGCGTCGAGGCCCGCGGCGCCGCGACCGGCGGCGGCGACGCCGAGCCGCTCTTCGGGCTGGACCAGAGCCCGGGCGAGGCGTCGATCGCCGCCGACCACCTGGCCGTCGAGGAGACCGCCCGCCGGCTCTCCCGCAGCACGCTCGACGCGGCGGTCGCCGAGATCTCGAAGGCCGACCGCGTGATCATCGTCGCGGCCGACCAGGTGGCGTACTTCGGCACGTACTTCCGCCACCTGCTCATGCTGCTCGGGATCCCGACGGACATCGTGGCCAGCCACGCCCAGGAGGGCCGGGCCCGTCTGGCGCGCCTGGACGAGAACGCGGTGCTCGTCGGCATCACCGCCGGCCGCGCGCACCCCCTCGTCGTCCGCTCGCTCCAGCTCGCCCGGCACCGCCGCGCGTCGACGATCGCCATCACCGACGCGACGCTCTCCGACGCCGCGAAGCTCGCGCAGCACAGCCTCTTCTACTCGAGCAACTCCCCGTCCTTCGTGCGCTCGCACGTCGCGCTGCTCTCGCTGCTGCAGGCGATGGCGCAGGGCGTCTACGCGAACGACGGCGCCCGCGCGGACCGCATCCGCGCCTACCGCCTGAAGTAG
- a CDS encoding MBL fold metallo-hydrolase, with translation MGPVTAWLLLGDPLTLVDAGPASAAALVALEDGLAAHGLRVADLERVAFTHEHADHVGLGSVVAARSGAETVAIDALAGRLADPHGHGERETAFLVSVLVRHGVPRDLAVALSGPQRQQRAWAGEPLAVDHALPSGGTVALGGRTWELVLRPGHSQTDTLYVDRADGIVLGGDHLLARVSSNPLMACAPTRLAPGAGPDPGADDRVASLPGYVAGLRATAAEAPAVVLGGHGAAVDDAPALVAERLRGHERRWRRVAGLLAPEGSTAFAVAREMWGDTALRQPLLCVSEVLGHLDLLAREGGAIARRDGEVERWTAVG, from the coding sequence GTGGGCCCGGTGACGGCGTGGCTGCTGCTGGGCGACCCGCTGACCCTCGTCGACGCGGGGCCCGCCAGCGCCGCCGCGCTCGTCGCGCTCGAGGACGGCCTGGCCGCCCACGGCCTGCGCGTCGCCGACCTGGAGCGCGTCGCGTTCACCCACGAGCACGCCGACCACGTGGGCCTGGGCAGCGTCGTCGCGGCCCGCTCGGGCGCGGAGACCGTCGCGATCGACGCGCTTGCCGGGCGCCTGGCCGACCCGCACGGCCACGGCGAGCGCGAGACGGCGTTCCTCGTGTCCGTCCTGGTCCGCCACGGGGTGCCGCGCGACCTGGCGGTCGCGCTGTCGGGGCCGCAGCGCCAGCAACGCGCGTGGGCCGGCGAGCCGCTTGCCGTCGACCACGCCCTGCCCTCGGGCGGAACCGTCGCGCTGGGCGGCCGCACGTGGGAGCTCGTGCTGCGCCCCGGGCACTCCCAGACCGACACGCTCTACGTCGATCGCGCCGACGGCATCGTGCTGGGCGGCGACCACCTGCTCGCCCGGGTGTCGTCCAACCCCCTGATGGCGTGCGCGCCGACGCGGCTGGCGCCCGGCGCCGGCCCCGACCCCGGCGCTGACGACCGGGTGGCGTCGCTGCCGGGGTACGTCGCCGGGCTGCGGGCGACGGCGGCCGAGGCGCCCGCGGTGGTCCTGGGCGGGCACGGCGCGGCGGTCGACGACGCGCCGGCGCTCGTCGCGGAGCGCCTGCGGGGGCACGAGCGGCGCTGGCGGCGGGTCGCGGGGCTGCTGGCCCCGGAGGGCTCGACGGCGTTCGCGGTGGCGCGCGAGATGTGGGGCGACACCGCGCTGCGGCAGCCGCTGCTCTGCGTGTCCGAGGTGCTCGGGCACCTGGACCTGCTCGCGCGCGAGGGCGGCGCGATCGCGCGCCGGGACGGCGAGGTCGAGCGCTGGACGGCCGTCGGCTGA
- a CDS encoding phosphomannomutase/phosphoglucomutase, with amino-acid sequence MTVPAEIFKAYDIRGIAGEQIDADAAHRIGRAFARVIAKLAGKDVADVSVAVGRDMRLSAPELLAAYRDGIVLEGATVLDLGQVGTEMLYWTVGSRGLDGGLMCTASHNPKAYTGAKLVEKGALALSGDRGIGEIRDLVLGDLGDPASSTPGTVTHEDVYDAFQQAALEFIDPAKIKPLKVVVDGGNGMAGPMVGPILRHLGLDVVETYWTPNGEFPDHEPNPLLPENREFIIDKVRETGADLGIAWDGDADRCFFIDDEGRFVDGDFLTALLAEALLEKQPGSTILYDCRASRAVADTVEAAGGTALINRVGHAFFKSRMPKEGAIFGGEVSGHYYFERFSNADSGTLPALLILELLSESGKRLSELVGRFHQKYFISGEINSTVEDADAKMAEIEERYGATDATITHVDGVSVDYEDWHFNVRKSNTEPLLRLCLESLVSVEDMERRRDEVLGLIRG; translated from the coding sequence ATGACGGTCCCCGCTGAGATCTTCAAGGCCTACGACATCCGCGGCATCGCCGGGGAGCAGATCGACGCCGACGCCGCCCACCGCATCGGCCGCGCGTTCGCGCGCGTCATCGCGAAGCTGGCCGGCAAGGACGTGGCCGACGTCAGCGTGGCCGTCGGGCGCGACATGCGGCTCTCCGCGCCCGAGCTGCTCGCGGCCTACCGCGACGGCATCGTGCTCGAGGGCGCGACGGTCCTGGACCTCGGGCAGGTCGGCACCGAGATGCTCTACTGGACCGTCGGCTCGCGCGGGCTGGACGGCGGCCTGATGTGCACCGCCTCGCACAACCCGAAGGCGTACACGGGCGCGAAGCTCGTCGAGAAGGGCGCCCTGGCGCTGTCCGGCGACCGCGGCATCGGCGAGATCCGCGACCTCGTCCTCGGCGATCTCGGCGACCCCGCGTCGAGCACCCCCGGCACCGTCACCCACGAGGACGTCTACGACGCGTTCCAGCAGGCCGCGCTCGAGTTCATCGACCCGGCGAAGATCAAGCCGCTGAAGGTCGTCGTCGACGGCGGCAACGGCATGGCCGGCCCGATGGTCGGCCCGATCCTGCGCCACCTCGGGCTCGACGTCGTCGAGACGTACTGGACGCCGAACGGCGAGTTCCCCGACCACGAGCCCAACCCGCTCCTGCCCGAGAACCGCGAGTTCATCATCGACAAGGTGCGCGAGACCGGCGCCGACCTGGGCATCGCGTGGGACGGCGACGCGGACCGCTGCTTCTTCATCGACGACGAGGGCCGGTTCGTCGACGGGGACTTCCTCACCGCGCTGCTCGCCGAGGCGCTGCTCGAGAAGCAGCCCGGGTCGACGATCCTCTACGACTGCCGCGCCTCGCGCGCCGTCGCCGACACCGTCGAGGCCGCCGGCGGCACCGCGCTGATCAACCGCGTGGGCCACGCGTTCTTCAAGAGCCGCATGCCGAAGGAGGGCGCGATCTTCGGCGGCGAGGTCTCGGGCCACTACTACTTCGAGAGGTTCTCCAACGCCGACTCGGGCACGCTGCCCGCGCTGCTGATCCTGGAGCTGCTCTCGGAGTCCGGCAAGCGGCTGTCCGAGCTCGTCGGCCGCTTCCACCAGAAGTACTTCATCTCGGGCGAGATCAACTCGACCGTCGAGGACGCCGACGCGAAGATGGCCGAGATCGAGGAGCGCTACGGCGCGACGGACGCGACCATCACCCACGTCGACGGCGTGTCGGTGGACTACGAGGACTGGCACTTCAACGTGCGCAAGTCCAACACCGAGCCGCTGCTGCGCCTGTGCCTGGAGTCCCTGGTGTCCGTGGAGGACATGGAGCGCCGGCGCGACGAGGTCCTCGGCCTGATCCGGGGCTGA